From the Bacteroidota bacterium genome, one window contains:
- a CDS encoding penicillin-binding protein activator, whose translation MNKFNTLIRILVVCLLSFTSCNKDKTTDEIEGREIKIGLLLPVTGSGASAGESMQAAVNIAYTDINNFLTNIGSLWRLNLTIEDTKTDTVVVRQKLTAMSEKGIQIVVGPYSSAEVRAIKNYADQMGILLISPSSVAPSLAIADDNVFRLAPCDQYQGEAMAAMLAADSMIVLIPVVRDDIWGNELLEATSAKFSQGGGSTMEAVKYDPSAQDFAPYISQLITKVSEALSWHAADKVGIYLISFGEGTTILNLASSEILLQDINWYGSSAYAEEKSLPLNLQAAAYASSHGFSCPVFGYDMSAKDKWQPLLNQIQSTIGRKPEIYALVAYDALWLAALTHLAVGHYTDINTLKYAFTCQANNFFGVTGRTTLNSAGDRTYATYDFWGIKQSLNDFQWQLDATYNNMTGELVRY comes from the coding sequence ATGAATAAGTTTAATACACTGATACGGATATTGGTCGTGTGCTTATTATCCTTTACTTCATGTAATAAAGACAAAACTACTGATGAAATCGAGGGACGAGAAATAAAAATCGGACTTTTACTGCCGGTGACGGGGAGCGGAGCATCGGCCGGTGAGAGCATGCAGGCAGCAGTTAACATTGCTTATACGGATATAAATAATTTTCTCACTAACATAGGTTCCCTGTGGCGGCTGAATCTGACTATTGAAGACACCAAGACTGACACGGTAGTGGTGCGGCAAAAGCTGACGGCCATGAGTGAGAAGGGCATTCAGATTGTCGTCGGGCCATATAGCAGTGCTGAAGTGAGGGCTATAAAAAACTATGCCGATCAGATGGGCATTCTGCTGATAAGCCCTTCGAGTGTAGCTCCTTCCCTTGCCATTGCAGACGACAATGTTTTCAGGCTGGCGCCCTGCGATCAATACCAGGGAGAGGCTATGGCAGCCATGCTTGCCGCTGACAGCATGATAGTTTTAATCCCTGTTGTCCGTGATGATATTTGGGGCAATGAACTTCTGGAAGCTACATCTGCAAAATTCAGCCAGGGAGGTGGAAGTACCATGGAAGCAGTAAAATATGATCCATCGGCACAGGATTTTGCACCATACATCAGCCAACTTATCACTAAAGTCTCTGAAGCGCTGTCGTGGCATGCGGCTGATAAGGTCGGCATTTATCTCATCTCCTTTGGCGAGGGCACGACGATCCTCAACCTGGCATCATCTGAAATCCTTTTACAGGATATAAATTGGTATGGCAGTTCGGCTTATGCCGAAGAAAAGTCACTGCCGCTGAATCTGCAGGCAGCAGCGTATGCCAGCTCACATGGCTTTTCCTGTCCTGTGTTTGGATACGATATGTCGGCCAAAGATAAGTGGCAACCCTTGCTGAATCAGATACAGTCGACCATAGGCCGCAAGCCGGAAATTTATGCCCTGGTGGCTTATGATGCGCTGTGGCTGGCTGCATTGACGCACCTGGCAGTAGGCCATTATACCGATATTAACACCCTCAAATATGCCTTCACGTGCCAAGCCAATAATTTTTTCGGCGTCACCGGAAGGACAACACTTAACAGTGCCGGCGACAGAACTTATGCCACCTATGATTTCTGGGGGATAAAACAGTCCTTAAATGATTTTCAATGGCAGCTTGACGCCACGTACAATAATATGACCGGTGAGCTGGTGAGGTACTAG